The sequence GCCCTTCCACTCCAGCGTGTTGACGACGTTGGCCACCGCCGCGCTCAGCGTGAGCGATGGGTTCGGCTGGATGGCGGCGCCGACGTCGAGGCCGAAGCCGTTCGCCCCGTCGCGCCCCACGCCGGCGTAGGTGACGCGGATGTCGGGGGCGGTGACGGAGAGGACCGTGTCGATGCCCACCGCGCCGGAGCGCACCATGCGGCTGCCGCGCAGGTAGTGGCCGGTGACGCCCAGGCTGACCGGGCCCACGCGGTGCGCGTAGCCGGCCGCGAAGTCGAGGTACGAGGCGCGGAAGCCCTGCGACTGGCTGAGGATGGCGTCGTCGTCGTACGCGTTCGCGCCCAGGAGCCGCGACTGCTGCACGCCGTTCAGCACCAGGTCCACCACGTCGCGGGAGACGCCGTGGCGGCCCGTCAGGTTGTACGACACGCCGAAGAGGGCGCGGCGAAACGACATCGAGAAGACGGGAACGCGGATGTCGACTTCGGCGGCAGTCCCTTCGTCGGGGATGCGGCCCAGGATGTCGGCGCGCTGGTCGTCGTCGAGCTCGTCGAAGGAGCGCAGGTCGTTGACGTCGCCGAAGGTGAGGCCGTTGATCGTCGCGCCGAGCGTCACCTGCGGCGCGGCGGCGGATGCGTGCGGGTTGCCCGGGAGCGCCAGGTTCGCCGGGTTCTGGAAGAGCGATTCCTGGCCGCGCGCCACGGCCACGTACGCGCCGCCCATCCCCAGTGCGCGCGGGGTGGTGGCGAGCTGGGCCGAAAGGGGCGACACCAACGCGGCGGCGGCCGCGCAGGATGCCATCAAACGGGTAAAATGCATGGATTCTGCTCGTGAAAAGTAGGATGCGTGGCGTTTTGGCGGGGTAAGGGGCAAAATCGGCGCCCGGCGGCGCGCCCTTTCTATCGCCCCCCGGATTGGGTAGCTTGTACGCGACTTCATCCTACGACAAACGCTTACCATGACGGGACCTGCATCGTGCTGATAGAGCACATTCGCAACTTCTGCATCGTTGCCCATATCGACCACGGAAAGTCCACCCTGGCCGACCGGCTGCTGGAAACGACGCGGACGCTCCAGCAGCGCGAGATGAAGGCCCAGGTGCTCGACTCGATGGACCTCGAGCGCGAGCGCGGGATCACCATCAAGCTGAACGCCGTGCGCATGCTGTACGGCGCAAAGGACGGCCGGCAGTACCAGCTCAACCTCATCGACACCCCCGGGCACGTCGACTTCACCTACGAGGTGTCGCGTTCGCTGGCCGCC is a genomic window of Longimicrobium sp. containing:
- a CDS encoding DUF5723 family protein → MHFTRLMASCAAAAALVSPLSAQLATTPRALGMGGAYVAVARGQESLFQNPANLALPGNPHASAAAPQVTLGATINGLTFGDVNDLRSFDELDDDQRADILGRIPDEGTAAEVDIRVPVFSMSFRRALFGVSYNLTGRHGVSRDVVDLVLNGVQQSRLLGANAYDDDAILSQSQGFRASYLDFAAGYAHRVGPVSLGVTGHYLRGSRMVRSGAVGIDTVLSVTAPDIRVTYAGVGRDGANGFGLDVGAAIQPNPSLTLSAAVANVVNTLEWKGDPEIRSIVLSRENYRTGDPDQLRNDYARSARPLSAADPVLAARARGLADDLDVGATLAPILRLGAAWEPHAGTTFAAAYQGELSESRLGGPWDRSLGVGVQHKIPIVTVRAGLSTDLDSGTMLGGGLSLGPLHLGAARLTGSSDGNSAQSGWLFTFGFGGQTNSRMN